The following are encoded in a window of Toxorhynchites rutilus septentrionalis strain SRP unplaced genomic scaffold, ASM2978413v1 HiC_scaffold_110, whole genome shotgun sequence genomic DNA:
- the LOC129781467 gene encoding adult-specific cuticular protein ACP-20-like — protein MFKLIVLSVVVLGVVVSAHWDGGYGGHEHKDHHTYPKYKFEYGVKDHKTGDNKQQWEHRDGDVVKGQYSLYEPDGTKRIVEYTADKHNGFQAHVKRVGHAHHPQVYGHGHEGGFGGHEHGHGFVGGESFHGKHHDGHATSYANSNLYSHH, from the exons ATGTTTAAG CTGATTGTGTTGTCTGTTGTTGTTCTTGGAGTGGTCGTTTCGGCTCACTGGGACGGTGGCTACGGAGGTCATGAGCATAAGGACCATCACACTTATCCAAAGTACAAATTCGAGTACGGCGTCAAGGACCACAAAACGGGAGATAATAAACAACAGTGGGAGCATCGTGATGGAGATGTTGTGAAGGGTCAGTACTCCCTTTATGAACCGGATGGCACCAAACGCATTGTAGAGTACACTGCCGACAAGCACAACGGATTCCAGGCTCACGTGAAGCGGGTTGGACACGCTCATCACCCGCAGGTGTATGGACATGGTCACGAGGGTGGATTTGGCGGACACGAACACGGACATGGATTCGTGGGAGGAGAATCATTCCATGGAAAACATCATGATGGACATGCAACTAGCTACGCCAACTCCAATCTCTATTCGCATCACTGA
- the LOC129781468 gene encoding adult-specific cuticular protein ACP-20-like, which produces MFKIISQIIVALALFATVTAQWEHGYGHDHKDHHAYPKYKFEYGVKDHKTGDNKQQWEHRDGDVVKGQYSLYEPDGTKRIVDYTSDKHNGFQAHVKRVGHAHHPEHYGHHEGGEFGGKSYYGHGYGHGYASSYVNSNLYSHH; this is translated from the exons ATGTTCAAG ATCATCTCGCAGATTATTGTAGCCCTCGCTTTGTTCGCCACCGTAACGGCTCAATGGGAGCATGGATATGGCCATGATCATAAGGATCATCACGCTTACCCTAAATACAAATTTGAGTACGGCGTTAAGGATCACAAGACCGGTGATAATAAACAACAATGGGAGCATCGTGATGGAGATGTCGTGAAGGGTCAGTACTCGCTGTACGAGCCGGATGGTACAAAACGTATTGTGGATTACACTTCCGACAAGCACAACGGATTCCAGGCTCACGTGAAGCGAGTAGGACATGCTCATCATCCAGAACACTATGGACATCACGAAGGAGGCGAATTTGGAGGAAAATCATATTACGGACACGGATATGGCCATGGTTACGCTAGCAGCTATGTCAATTCAAATCTTTACTCACATCACTGA